One Triticum dicoccoides isolate Atlit2015 ecotype Zavitan chromosome 4B, WEW_v2.0, whole genome shotgun sequence genomic window carries:
- the LOC119290817 gene encoding uncharacterized protein LOC119290817 — protein sequence MAEPTGLAKALEKLAKILAESNSGAIVPRQGVAQKLEMSPLDMKLEGATNYLSWSRRALWAVEQKELDGYLLGTVVEPRDKSSAEGKRWKVIHSVLMVWLLNSVVPSIGRSVEGLSSPAEIWKILSTQYSGKGNVMLIAQIEDKIRLLRQDDGMSVMTYVAELQALWADQDNCDPLELYDAASIESGHKWMARRRVLKFLAGLKGCFDGRKASLLHQPSLPTIPEAIAAMTQEEVRLSLEHANMKVVPASTFAVTERMEWGDPTKCHICGEVGHWKRECPTRGRGRGYNRGGAGRGRSARGRGGYSETSWSQASRGRGGYSTLRGSEGSHGRCRRHWDVQRQRCR from the coding sequence ATGGCTGAACCAACTGGTCTTGCCAAGGCTTTGGAGAAGCTCGCTAAGATCCTCGCGGAGTCCAACTCTGGGGCCATCGTTCCTCGACAGGGAGTGGCTCAAAAGCTTGAAATGTCGCCCCTGGACATGAAGCTAGAGGGGGCAACAAATTATTTGAGCTGGTCCAGAAGGGCTTTGTGGGCTGTGGAGCAGAAGGAGCTTGATGGATATTTGTTGGGCACCGTTGTAGAACCAAGGGACAAGAGTAGTGCAGAGGGCAAGAGGTGGAAGGTCATCCACTCTGTACTTATGGTGTGGTTGTTGAACTCCGTGGTGCCCTCCATTGGACGCTCTGTGGAGGGGCTATCCTCACCTGCTGAGATATGGAAGATTCTGTCCACTCAATACTCTGGCAAGGGCAATGTCATGCTCATTGCTCAGATTGAGGACAAGATTAGGTTGCTGCGTCAAGATGATGGCATGTCAGTGATGACATACGTGGCAGAACTGCAGGCTCTGTGGGCTGACCAGGATAACTGTGATCCCTTGGAACTCTATGATGCGGCTTCAATCGAGTCAGGGCATAAGTGGATGGCACGCAGGCGTGTGCTGAAATTTTTGGCTGGCCTCAAAGGTTGCTTTGATGGCAGGAAGGCTTCCCTGTTGCACCAACCTAGTCTGCCTACCATTCCTGAGGCTATTGCAGCGATGACTCAAGAGGAGGTGCGCCTATCCCTTGAGCATGCAAACATGAAGGTTGTGCCAGCTTCGACATTTGCAGTCACTGAGCGCATGGAGTGGGGAGATCCCACCAAATGTCATATCTGTGGGGAGGTAGGTCACTGGAAGAGAGAATGTCCAACTCGTGGCAGAGGCAGGGGATATAACAGAGGGGGAGCAGGCAGAGGTAGAAGTGCTAGAGGCAGAGGTGGATACTCAGAGACCTCATGGAGCCAGGCTTCTAGAGGTAGAGGTGGCTACTCGACACTCAGGGGGTCAGAGGGCTCACATGGCCGTTGCAGGAGACACTGGGACGTCCAAAGGCAAAGATGTAGATGA